Proteins from one Ahaetulla prasina isolate Xishuangbanna chromosome 2, ASM2864084v1, whole genome shotgun sequence genomic window:
- the LOC131190291 gene encoding zinc finger protein CKR1-like isoform X2 yields MEPWVYLDQRQKALYRDVMQESYETLMSLANQLLNNSNHDEDEDEDDDDEEHEGMEELRPGTSQSAPRRVKPLTRRETPKQPKIIPVVKKDKATQRGHALKKSLERRCSDCTKTLHSAGRGRQRSEANAAREKPFQCSDCGKCFIWSSHLERHRRMHTGEKPFKCLNCGEAYSQNFHLLQHSCAQLIEKPFKCPECGKRFAQSSALENHQKGHTAEKPHKCSDCGKCFIWASHLERHRRVHTGERPFKCPECGESYSQSAHLAKHRRNHMGERPYNCPACWRSFAQIAELEEHKKTHLGCEDCGKVYRSRQTLMRHQRGHHRERTHLCEECGKGFVWASHLERHRRVHTGERPFPCPICGEKFAQKVHLLHHNKTHSHTRPYKCGDCDKCFGDSSAFLAHQRGHAMEKNHKCQYCSKRFAWSSHLERHQRIHTGEKPYKCPDCPEHFSQTSQLFKHQRSHLGKRPYKCSECGRSFSTTLEVLIHQRTHFGTKPFRCSSCGKGFTRRANLLKHQRCHVKDSPKEHLNELKCEGNGFSSI; encoded by the coding sequence CTAATCAACTGCTAAACAACAGTAACcacgatgaggatgaggatgaggatgatgacGACGAAGAGCATGAAGGCATGGAAGAATTGCGGCCAGGTACCTCTCAAAGTGCGCCCAGAAGGGTCAAGCCCTTGACGAGACGGGAAACTCCCAAGCAGCCAAAGATCATTCCAGTGGTGAAGAAGGACAAAGCCACCCAGCGTGGACACGCCTTGAAAAAAAGCCTTGAGAGACGTTGCTCAGATTGTACAAAGACTCTTCATTCCGCTGGCAGAGGGCGCCAGAGGAGCGAAGCCAATGCCGCTCGGGAGAAACCGTTCCAGTGTAGCGACTGTGGGAAATGCTTCATTTGGAGCTCCCACCTAGAGCGCCATCGGCGGATGCACACGGGAGAGAAGCCCTTCAAATGCCTCAACTGTGGGGAAGCCTACAGCCAGAACTTCCACCTCTTGCAGCACAGCTGCGCCCAGCTGATTGAAAAGCCCTTCAAGTGTCCTGAGTGCGGGAAACGCTTTGCCCAGAGCTCAGCCCTGGAGAACCATCAGAAGGGCCATACTGCAGAGAAGCCCCATAAGTGCTCGGACTGTGGGAAATGCTTCATCTGGGCTTCCCATCTGGAGAGGCACCGGCGGGTCCATACCGGAGAGAGGCCTTTCAAGTGCCCTGAATGTGGAGAGTCGTACAGCCAGAGTGCCCATTTGGCCAAGCACCGGCGTAACCACATGGGTGAACGCCCTTACAACTGCCCTGCCTGTTGGAGAAGCTTTGCACAGATCGCTGAGCTGGAGGAACACAAGAAGACCCATCTGGGCTGCGAGGACTGTGGCAAGGTCTACCGGAGCCGGCAGACACTGATGCGACACCAGCGGGGACACCACCGTGAGCGCACCCATCTCTGTGAAGAGTGTGGGAAAGGGTTCGTGTGGGCTTCCCATCTTGAGCGCCACCGTCGGGTGCACACTGGGGAGCGCCCGTTCCCCTGCCCCATCTGTGGGGAGAAGTTCGCCCAGAAGGTCCACCTCCTTCATCACAACAAGACTCATTCTCATACCCGGCCCTATAAATGTGGGGACTGCGACAAATGCTTTGGAGACAGCTCTGCTTTCCTAGCTCATCAGCGGGGTCACGCCATGGAGAAGAACCACAAGTGCCAGTATTGCTCCAAAAGGTTTGCCTGGAGCTCCCACTTGGAAAGGCATCAGCGtatccacacgggagagaaaccctacAAATGCCCCGATTGCCCTGAGCACTTTAGCCAGACTTCCCAGCTCTTCAAGCATCAGCGCAGTCACCTAGGCAAGAGGCCTTACAAGTGCAGTGAATGTGGGCGCAGCTTCAGCACCACCCTGGAAGTCCTCATCCATCAGCGGACCCACTTTGGGACCAAGCCCTTCCGGTGCTCCAGCTGTGGGAAGGGGTTCACCCGCCGAGCCAACCTACTCAAGCATCAAAGGTGCCATGTTAAGGATTCCCCTAAGGAACATTTAAATGAACTGAAATGTGAAGGCAATGGGTTCTCCAGTATTTAA
- the LOC131190291 gene encoding zinc finger protein CKR1-like isoform X4: protein MRCKSCSHQKRGLGPLSNRPVLFFFSPANQLLNNSNHDEDEDEDDDDEEHEGMEELRPGTSQSAPRRVKPLTRRETPKQPKIIPVVKKDKATQRGHALKKSLERRCSDCTKTLHSAGRGRQRSEANAAREKPFQCSDCGKCFIWSSHLERHRRMHTGEKPFKCLNCGEAYSQNFHLLQHSCAQLIEKPFKCPECGKRFAQSSALENHQKGHTAEKPHKCSDCGKCFIWASHLERHRRVHTGERPFKCPECGESYSQSAHLAKHRRNHMGERPYNCPACWRSFAQIAELEEHKKTHLGCEDCGKVYRSRQTLMRHQRGHHRERTHLCEECGKGFVWASHLERHRRVHTGERPFPCPICGEKFAQKVHLLHHNKTHSHTRPYKCGDCDKCFGDSSAFLAHQRGHAMEKNHKCQYCSKRFAWSSHLERHQRIHTGEKPYKCPDCPEHFSQTSQLFKHQRSHLGKRPYKCSECGRSFSTTLEVLIHQRTHFGTKPFRCSSCGKGFTRRANLLKHQRCHVKDSPKEHLNELKCEGNGFSSI, encoded by the exons atgagatgcaaaagttgctctcatcagaaaagaggacttggaccactgagcaacagaccagttctttttttctttagcccag CTAATCAACTGCTAAACAACAGTAACcacgatgaggatgaggatgaggatgatgacGACGAAGAGCATGAAGGCATGGAAGAATTGCGGCCAGGTACCTCTCAAAGTGCGCCCAGAAGGGTCAAGCCCTTGACGAGACGGGAAACTCCCAAGCAGCCAAAGATCATTCCAGTGGTGAAGAAGGACAAAGCCACCCAGCGTGGACACGCCTTGAAAAAAAGCCTTGAGAGACGTTGCTCAGATTGTACAAAGACTCTTCATTCCGCTGGCAGAGGGCGCCAGAGGAGCGAAGCCAATGCCGCTCGGGAGAAACCGTTCCAGTGTAGCGACTGTGGGAAATGCTTCATTTGGAGCTCCCACCTAGAGCGCCATCGGCGGATGCACACGGGAGAGAAGCCCTTCAAATGCCTCAACTGTGGGGAAGCCTACAGCCAGAACTTCCACCTCTTGCAGCACAGCTGCGCCCAGCTGATTGAAAAGCCCTTCAAGTGTCCTGAGTGCGGGAAACGCTTTGCCCAGAGCTCAGCCCTGGAGAACCATCAGAAGGGCCATACTGCAGAGAAGCCCCATAAGTGCTCGGACTGTGGGAAATGCTTCATCTGGGCTTCCCATCTGGAGAGGCACCGGCGGGTCCATACCGGAGAGAGGCCTTTCAAGTGCCCTGAATGTGGAGAGTCGTACAGCCAGAGTGCCCATTTGGCCAAGCACCGGCGTAACCACATGGGTGAACGCCCTTACAACTGCCCTGCCTGTTGGAGAAGCTTTGCACAGATCGCTGAGCTGGAGGAACACAAGAAGACCCATCTGGGCTGCGAGGACTGTGGCAAGGTCTACCGGAGCCGGCAGACACTGATGCGACACCAGCGGGGACACCACCGTGAGCGCACCCATCTCTGTGAAGAGTGTGGGAAAGGGTTCGTGTGGGCTTCCCATCTTGAGCGCCACCGTCGGGTGCACACTGGGGAGCGCCCGTTCCCCTGCCCCATCTGTGGGGAGAAGTTCGCCCAGAAGGTCCACCTCCTTCATCACAACAAGACTCATTCTCATACCCGGCCCTATAAATGTGGGGACTGCGACAAATGCTTTGGAGACAGCTCTGCTTTCCTAGCTCATCAGCGGGGTCACGCCATGGAGAAGAACCACAAGTGCCAGTATTGCTCCAAAAGGTTTGCCTGGAGCTCCCACTTGGAAAGGCATCAGCGtatccacacgggagagaaaccctacAAATGCCCCGATTGCCCTGAGCACTTTAGCCAGACTTCCCAGCTCTTCAAGCATCAGCGCAGTCACCTAGGCAAGAGGCCTTACAAGTGCAGTGAATGTGGGCGCAGCTTCAGCACCACCCTGGAAGTCCTCATCCATCAGCGGACCCACTTTGGGACCAAGCCCTTCCGGTGCTCCAGCTGTGGGAAGGGGTTCACCCGCCGAGCCAACCTACTCAAGCATCAAAGGTGCCATGTTAAGGATTCCCCTAAGGAACATTTAAATGAACTGAAATGTGAAGGCAATGGGTTCTCCAGTATTTAA
- the LOC131190291 gene encoding zinc finger protein CKR1-like isoform X5, with the protein MAESRRARIAAQEDLFQLLTDPANQLLNNSNHDEDEDEDDDDEEHEGMEELRPGTSQSAPRRVKPLTRRETPKQPKIIPVVKKDKATQRGHALKKSLERRCSDCTKTLHSAGRGRQRSEANAAREKPFQCSDCGKCFIWSSHLERHRRMHTGEKPFKCLNCGEAYSQNFHLLQHSCAQLIEKPFKCPECGKRFAQSSALENHQKGHTAEKPHKCSDCGKCFIWASHLERHRRVHTGERPFKCPECGESYSQSAHLAKHRRNHMGERPYNCPACWRSFAQIAELEEHKKTHLGCEDCGKVYRSRQTLMRHQRGHHRERTHLCEECGKGFVWASHLERHRRVHTGERPFPCPICGEKFAQKVHLLHHNKTHSHTRPYKCGDCDKCFGDSSAFLAHQRGHAMEKNHKCQYCSKRFAWSSHLERHQRIHTGEKPYKCPDCPEHFSQTSQLFKHQRSHLGKRPYKCSECGRSFSTTLEVLIHQRTHFGTKPFRCSSCGKGFTRRANLLKHQRCHVKDSPKEHLNELKCEGNGFSSI; encoded by the coding sequence CTAATCAACTGCTAAACAACAGTAACcacgatgaggatgaggatgaggatgatgacGACGAAGAGCATGAAGGCATGGAAGAATTGCGGCCAGGTACCTCTCAAAGTGCGCCCAGAAGGGTCAAGCCCTTGACGAGACGGGAAACTCCCAAGCAGCCAAAGATCATTCCAGTGGTGAAGAAGGACAAAGCCACCCAGCGTGGACACGCCTTGAAAAAAAGCCTTGAGAGACGTTGCTCAGATTGTACAAAGACTCTTCATTCCGCTGGCAGAGGGCGCCAGAGGAGCGAAGCCAATGCCGCTCGGGAGAAACCGTTCCAGTGTAGCGACTGTGGGAAATGCTTCATTTGGAGCTCCCACCTAGAGCGCCATCGGCGGATGCACACGGGAGAGAAGCCCTTCAAATGCCTCAACTGTGGGGAAGCCTACAGCCAGAACTTCCACCTCTTGCAGCACAGCTGCGCCCAGCTGATTGAAAAGCCCTTCAAGTGTCCTGAGTGCGGGAAACGCTTTGCCCAGAGCTCAGCCCTGGAGAACCATCAGAAGGGCCATACTGCAGAGAAGCCCCATAAGTGCTCGGACTGTGGGAAATGCTTCATCTGGGCTTCCCATCTGGAGAGGCACCGGCGGGTCCATACCGGAGAGAGGCCTTTCAAGTGCCCTGAATGTGGAGAGTCGTACAGCCAGAGTGCCCATTTGGCCAAGCACCGGCGTAACCACATGGGTGAACGCCCTTACAACTGCCCTGCCTGTTGGAGAAGCTTTGCACAGATCGCTGAGCTGGAGGAACACAAGAAGACCCATCTGGGCTGCGAGGACTGTGGCAAGGTCTACCGGAGCCGGCAGACACTGATGCGACACCAGCGGGGACACCACCGTGAGCGCACCCATCTCTGTGAAGAGTGTGGGAAAGGGTTCGTGTGGGCTTCCCATCTTGAGCGCCACCGTCGGGTGCACACTGGGGAGCGCCCGTTCCCCTGCCCCATCTGTGGGGAGAAGTTCGCCCAGAAGGTCCACCTCCTTCATCACAACAAGACTCATTCTCATACCCGGCCCTATAAATGTGGGGACTGCGACAAATGCTTTGGAGACAGCTCTGCTTTCCTAGCTCATCAGCGGGGTCACGCCATGGAGAAGAACCACAAGTGCCAGTATTGCTCCAAAAGGTTTGCCTGGAGCTCCCACTTGGAAAGGCATCAGCGtatccacacgggagagaaaccctacAAATGCCCCGATTGCCCTGAGCACTTTAGCCAGACTTCCCAGCTCTTCAAGCATCAGCGCAGTCACCTAGGCAAGAGGCCTTACAAGTGCAGTGAATGTGGGCGCAGCTTCAGCACCACCCTGGAAGTCCTCATCCATCAGCGGACCCACTTTGGGACCAAGCCCTTCCGGTGCTCCAGCTGTGGGAAGGGGTTCACCCGCCGAGCCAACCTACTCAAGCATCAAAGGTGCCATGTTAAGGATTCCCCTAAGGAACATTTAAATGAACTGAAATGTGAAGGCAATGGGTTCTCCAGTATTTAA
- the LOC131190291 gene encoding zinc finger protein CKR1-like isoform X1 → MEPWVYLDQRQKALYRDVMQESYETLMSLAANQLLNNSNHDEDEDEDDDDEEHEGMEELRPGTSQSAPRRVKPLTRRETPKQPKIIPVVKKDKATQRGHALKKSLERRCSDCTKTLHSAGRGRQRSEANAAREKPFQCSDCGKCFIWSSHLERHRRMHTGEKPFKCLNCGEAYSQNFHLLQHSCAQLIEKPFKCPECGKRFAQSSALENHQKGHTAEKPHKCSDCGKCFIWASHLERHRRVHTGERPFKCPECGESYSQSAHLAKHRRNHMGERPYNCPACWRSFAQIAELEEHKKTHLGCEDCGKVYRSRQTLMRHQRGHHRERTHLCEECGKGFVWASHLERHRRVHTGERPFPCPICGEKFAQKVHLLHHNKTHSHTRPYKCGDCDKCFGDSSAFLAHQRGHAMEKNHKCQYCSKRFAWSSHLERHQRIHTGEKPYKCPDCPEHFSQTSQLFKHQRSHLGKRPYKCSECGRSFSTTLEVLIHQRTHFGTKPFRCSSCGKGFTRRANLLKHQRCHVKDSPKEHLNELKCEGNGFSSI, encoded by the coding sequence CAGCTAATCAACTGCTAAACAACAGTAACcacgatgaggatgaggatgaggatgatgacGACGAAGAGCATGAAGGCATGGAAGAATTGCGGCCAGGTACCTCTCAAAGTGCGCCCAGAAGGGTCAAGCCCTTGACGAGACGGGAAACTCCCAAGCAGCCAAAGATCATTCCAGTGGTGAAGAAGGACAAAGCCACCCAGCGTGGACACGCCTTGAAAAAAAGCCTTGAGAGACGTTGCTCAGATTGTACAAAGACTCTTCATTCCGCTGGCAGAGGGCGCCAGAGGAGCGAAGCCAATGCCGCTCGGGAGAAACCGTTCCAGTGTAGCGACTGTGGGAAATGCTTCATTTGGAGCTCCCACCTAGAGCGCCATCGGCGGATGCACACGGGAGAGAAGCCCTTCAAATGCCTCAACTGTGGGGAAGCCTACAGCCAGAACTTCCACCTCTTGCAGCACAGCTGCGCCCAGCTGATTGAAAAGCCCTTCAAGTGTCCTGAGTGCGGGAAACGCTTTGCCCAGAGCTCAGCCCTGGAGAACCATCAGAAGGGCCATACTGCAGAGAAGCCCCATAAGTGCTCGGACTGTGGGAAATGCTTCATCTGGGCTTCCCATCTGGAGAGGCACCGGCGGGTCCATACCGGAGAGAGGCCTTTCAAGTGCCCTGAATGTGGAGAGTCGTACAGCCAGAGTGCCCATTTGGCCAAGCACCGGCGTAACCACATGGGTGAACGCCCTTACAACTGCCCTGCCTGTTGGAGAAGCTTTGCACAGATCGCTGAGCTGGAGGAACACAAGAAGACCCATCTGGGCTGCGAGGACTGTGGCAAGGTCTACCGGAGCCGGCAGACACTGATGCGACACCAGCGGGGACACCACCGTGAGCGCACCCATCTCTGTGAAGAGTGTGGGAAAGGGTTCGTGTGGGCTTCCCATCTTGAGCGCCACCGTCGGGTGCACACTGGGGAGCGCCCGTTCCCCTGCCCCATCTGTGGGGAGAAGTTCGCCCAGAAGGTCCACCTCCTTCATCACAACAAGACTCATTCTCATACCCGGCCCTATAAATGTGGGGACTGCGACAAATGCTTTGGAGACAGCTCTGCTTTCCTAGCTCATCAGCGGGGTCACGCCATGGAGAAGAACCACAAGTGCCAGTATTGCTCCAAAAGGTTTGCCTGGAGCTCCCACTTGGAAAGGCATCAGCGtatccacacgggagagaaaccctacAAATGCCCCGATTGCCCTGAGCACTTTAGCCAGACTTCCCAGCTCTTCAAGCATCAGCGCAGTCACCTAGGCAAGAGGCCTTACAAGTGCAGTGAATGTGGGCGCAGCTTCAGCACCACCCTGGAAGTCCTCATCCATCAGCGGACCCACTTTGGGACCAAGCCCTTCCGGTGCTCCAGCTGTGGGAAGGGGTTCACCCGCCGAGCCAACCTACTCAAGCATCAAAGGTGCCATGTTAAGGATTCCCCTAAGGAACATTTAAATGAACTGAAATGTGAAGGCAATGGGTTCTCCAGTATTTAA
- the LOC131190291 gene encoding zinc finger protein CKR1-like isoform X3, translating into MRCKSCSHQKRGLGPLSNRPVLFFFSPAANQLLNNSNHDEDEDEDDDDEEHEGMEELRPGTSQSAPRRVKPLTRRETPKQPKIIPVVKKDKATQRGHALKKSLERRCSDCTKTLHSAGRGRQRSEANAAREKPFQCSDCGKCFIWSSHLERHRRMHTGEKPFKCLNCGEAYSQNFHLLQHSCAQLIEKPFKCPECGKRFAQSSALENHQKGHTAEKPHKCSDCGKCFIWASHLERHRRVHTGERPFKCPECGESYSQSAHLAKHRRNHMGERPYNCPACWRSFAQIAELEEHKKTHLGCEDCGKVYRSRQTLMRHQRGHHRERTHLCEECGKGFVWASHLERHRRVHTGERPFPCPICGEKFAQKVHLLHHNKTHSHTRPYKCGDCDKCFGDSSAFLAHQRGHAMEKNHKCQYCSKRFAWSSHLERHQRIHTGEKPYKCPDCPEHFSQTSQLFKHQRSHLGKRPYKCSECGRSFSTTLEVLIHQRTHFGTKPFRCSSCGKGFTRRANLLKHQRCHVKDSPKEHLNELKCEGNGFSSI; encoded by the exons atgagatgcaaaagttgctctcatcagaaaagaggacttggaccactgagcaacagaccagttctttttttctttagcccag CAGCTAATCAACTGCTAAACAACAGTAACcacgatgaggatgaggatgaggatgatgacGACGAAGAGCATGAAGGCATGGAAGAATTGCGGCCAGGTACCTCTCAAAGTGCGCCCAGAAGGGTCAAGCCCTTGACGAGACGGGAAACTCCCAAGCAGCCAAAGATCATTCCAGTGGTGAAGAAGGACAAAGCCACCCAGCGTGGACACGCCTTGAAAAAAAGCCTTGAGAGACGTTGCTCAGATTGTACAAAGACTCTTCATTCCGCTGGCAGAGGGCGCCAGAGGAGCGAAGCCAATGCCGCTCGGGAGAAACCGTTCCAGTGTAGCGACTGTGGGAAATGCTTCATTTGGAGCTCCCACCTAGAGCGCCATCGGCGGATGCACACGGGAGAGAAGCCCTTCAAATGCCTCAACTGTGGGGAAGCCTACAGCCAGAACTTCCACCTCTTGCAGCACAGCTGCGCCCAGCTGATTGAAAAGCCCTTCAAGTGTCCTGAGTGCGGGAAACGCTTTGCCCAGAGCTCAGCCCTGGAGAACCATCAGAAGGGCCATACTGCAGAGAAGCCCCATAAGTGCTCGGACTGTGGGAAATGCTTCATCTGGGCTTCCCATCTGGAGAGGCACCGGCGGGTCCATACCGGAGAGAGGCCTTTCAAGTGCCCTGAATGTGGAGAGTCGTACAGCCAGAGTGCCCATTTGGCCAAGCACCGGCGTAACCACATGGGTGAACGCCCTTACAACTGCCCTGCCTGTTGGAGAAGCTTTGCACAGATCGCTGAGCTGGAGGAACACAAGAAGACCCATCTGGGCTGCGAGGACTGTGGCAAGGTCTACCGGAGCCGGCAGACACTGATGCGACACCAGCGGGGACACCACCGTGAGCGCACCCATCTCTGTGAAGAGTGTGGGAAAGGGTTCGTGTGGGCTTCCCATCTTGAGCGCCACCGTCGGGTGCACACTGGGGAGCGCCCGTTCCCCTGCCCCATCTGTGGGGAGAAGTTCGCCCAGAAGGTCCACCTCCTTCATCACAACAAGACTCATTCTCATACCCGGCCCTATAAATGTGGGGACTGCGACAAATGCTTTGGAGACAGCTCTGCTTTCCTAGCTCATCAGCGGGGTCACGCCATGGAGAAGAACCACAAGTGCCAGTATTGCTCCAAAAGGTTTGCCTGGAGCTCCCACTTGGAAAGGCATCAGCGtatccacacgggagagaaaccctacAAATGCCCCGATTGCCCTGAGCACTTTAGCCAGACTTCCCAGCTCTTCAAGCATCAGCGCAGTCACCTAGGCAAGAGGCCTTACAAGTGCAGTGAATGTGGGCGCAGCTTCAGCACCACCCTGGAAGTCCTCATCCATCAGCGGACCCACTTTGGGACCAAGCCCTTCCGGTGCTCCAGCTGTGGGAAGGGGTTCACCCGCCGAGCCAACCTACTCAAGCATCAAAGGTGCCATGTTAAGGATTCCCCTAAGGAACATTTAAATGAACTGAAATGTGAAGGCAATGGGTTCTCCAGTATTTAA